The following are encoded in a window of Longimicrobiaceae bacterium genomic DNA:
- a CDS encoding pinensin family lanthipeptide produces the protein MRKITLKLEDLQVDSFETQAIGAASGTIHAMSPGLTTDCETDTCEPGSQPPVCDDTVNGSCHRTCYHLFDTCQPASGCMLCGDTAFCG, from the coding sequence ATGCGGAAGATCACGTTGAAGCTGGAAGACCTGCAAGTCGATAGCTTCGAAACGCAGGCGATCGGGGCGGCGAGCGGGACCATCCACGCAATGTCGCCCGGCCTCACCACGGACTGCGAGACGGACACGTGCGAGCCGGGATCGCAGCCCCCGGTCTGCGACGACACCGTCAACGGGTCATGCCACCGCACCTGCTATCATCTGTTCGATACCTGCCAGCCGGCCAGCGGGTGCATGCTCTGCGGCGACACCGCGTTCTGCGGTTAG
- a CDS encoding cell division protein ZapA: protein MSRRKPAAPRHTVTVEIAGDRHILRSDAPPEYTRAVAAHVDATVRALPPTLEPHRAAILAALSITDELFRAREEIQAVREESARRAATLSAVLEAAEAGRPIPPPESAETAGAKKKAR from the coding sequence GTGAGCCGCCGCAAGCCCGCCGCGCCGCGGCACACCGTGACGGTGGAGATCGCGGGCGACCGCCACATCCTGCGCTCCGACGCGCCGCCCGAGTACACGCGCGCCGTGGCCGCCCACGTGGACGCCACGGTCCGCGCGCTGCCGCCCACGCTGGAGCCGCACCGCGCGGCGATCCTGGCCGCGCTCTCCATCACGGACGAGCTGTTCCGCGCCCGCGAGGAGATCCAGGCCGTCCGCGAGGAATCCGCCCGCCGCGCCGCCACTCTCTCAGCCGTGTTGGAAGCCGCGGAGGCGGGCCGCCCCATCCCACCGCCCGAATCGGCGGAGACGGCTGGAGCGAAGAAGAAGGCGCGGTGA
- the pheT gene encoding phenylalanine--tRNA ligase subunit beta, with protein sequence MNVSYRWLKALAPAIQGTPQEVADRLALLGAPVDEIVDLGAGIGGVVVARVTDVRPHPNADKLRICTVDAGAGEPLQVVCGAPNVEAGRFYPFAPVGATLPGGLAIKKAKLRGEASEGMLCSARELGLGRDHAGLMTLAGEYALGTSFRDALELDDARLVVDVTPNRPELLSHVGVAREAAPGGAEDVHLPSFPNAPTTFPQIVSAGATGSLPSAGVEIVIEDVAGCPRYMAAVVRGVKVGASPEWLATRLRAVGVRPINNVVDATNFVLLELGQPLHAFDLAKLRGGQVRIRRASPDEKFTTLDGTERTLLATDLMIADGERSVGIAGVMGGENSEVGDDTTDLLIECALFDPLSVRKTSRRLGLSTDASYRFERGVDPEGQALATRRVCDLIVSVAGGRVEEVVDLNPTPFQRPRISLRPRRVEKLLGVYLPTTEIGELLRSIGFGVEGDGGSADAMLEDGGDAAGAGDGALTVSVPGFRPDVTGEIDLIEEIARRRGYESFAEELRPFRPSEVPDDALVAVERRVREVFVARGFLEARTAAFAPEAGNTLRLLNPLSAEEGFLRSSLAPGLLRRVEHNFAHGVRDVRLFSVGTVFAAGGAGEMREEMRFAAVLTGASRPASWTGEAPPLDTWDLKGLMEELSAEFPQGAVQPGEWDALAPVTDPSVRFRLVSAGDLVGGGGLVAPAAVDAPAWAAPVFVVEARMPAKLADRRGVLYRELPVFPASERDMALLVPLAVASAEVEAAIRESAGPLLEAVFPFDLYEGKGIPDGTRSLAWRLRFRTPDRTLTDAEVDKSVQRVLAALQDRHGIARR encoded by the coding sequence TGGGCGCCGGGATCGGCGGCGTGGTGGTGGCGCGCGTGACCGACGTGCGCCCGCACCCCAACGCGGACAAGCTGCGCATCTGCACGGTGGATGCGGGCGCGGGGGAGCCGCTGCAGGTCGTATGCGGCGCGCCGAACGTGGAGGCGGGACGCTTCTACCCGTTCGCACCCGTGGGCGCGACGCTGCCCGGCGGGCTGGCGATCAAGAAGGCGAAGCTGCGCGGCGAGGCGAGCGAGGGTATGCTCTGCTCCGCGCGCGAGCTTGGCCTGGGCCGCGACCACGCCGGGCTGATGACGCTGGCGGGCGAGTACGCGCTGGGCACGAGCTTCCGCGACGCGCTGGAGCTGGACGACGCGCGCCTCGTGGTGGACGTGACGCCCAACCGCCCGGAGCTGCTGTCGCACGTGGGCGTCGCGCGCGAGGCGGCGCCCGGCGGCGCGGAGGACGTGCATCTGCCCAGCTTCCCGAACGCGCCGACGACGTTCCCGCAGATCGTGTCCGCCGGGGCAACGGGCTCGCTGCCGTCCGCCGGGGTGGAGATTGTGATCGAGGACGTCGCCGGGTGCCCGCGGTACATGGCGGCGGTCGTGCGCGGCGTGAAGGTCGGAGCGTCGCCGGAGTGGCTGGCGACACGGCTGCGCGCGGTGGGCGTGCGCCCCATCAACAACGTGGTGGATGCGACCAACTTCGTGCTGCTGGAGCTGGGCCAGCCGCTGCATGCGTTCGACCTCGCCAAGCTCCGCGGTGGGCAGGTGCGCATCCGCCGCGCATCTCCCGACGAGAAGTTCACGACGCTGGACGGCACGGAGCGCACGCTGCTCGCGACCGACCTGATGATTGCCGATGGCGAGCGTTCGGTCGGCATCGCCGGGGTGATGGGCGGCGAGAACAGCGAGGTGGGCGACGACACGACCGACCTGCTGATCGAGTGCGCGCTCTTCGACCCGCTCTCGGTGCGGAAGACGTCGCGGCGCCTGGGCCTATCCACGGACGCATCGTACCGCTTCGAGCGCGGCGTGGACCCCGAAGGCCAGGCGCTGGCGACGAGGCGCGTGTGCGACCTCATCGTCTCCGTGGCGGGTGGACGGGTTGAGGAGGTCGTCGATCTGAATCCCACTCCGTTCCAGCGGCCCCGCATCTCCCTGCGCCCGCGGCGGGTGGAGAAGCTGCTCGGCGTCTATCTCCCGACGACGGAGATCGGCGAGCTGCTGCGCTCCATCGGCTTCGGCGTGGAGGGCGACGGCGGCTCGGCCGACGCGATGCTGGAGGACGGCGGCGACGCGGCGGGCGCGGGAGATGGCGCGCTGACGGTGTCGGTGCCCGGCTTCCGGCCGGACGTGACGGGCGAGATCGACCTGATCGAGGAGATCGCGCGGCGGCGGGGCTACGAGTCGTTCGCCGAGGAGCTGCGCCCGTTCCGCCCCAGCGAGGTGCCGGACGACGCGCTGGTCGCGGTGGAGCGGCGGGTGCGCGAGGTGTTCGTGGCGCGCGGCTTCCTGGAGGCGCGCACGGCCGCCTTCGCGCCCGAGGCCGGCAACACGCTGCGGCTGCTCAACCCGCTTTCGGCCGAGGAGGGCTTCTTGCGCTCGTCGCTGGCGCCGGGGCTGCTGCGGCGCGTGGAGCACAACTTCGCCCACGGCGTTCGCGACGTGCGCCTCTTCTCCGTAGGCACCGTCTTCGCAGCCGGCGGGGCGGGGGAGATGCGCGAGGAGATGCGGTTCGCCGCCGTCCTCACCGGCGCGTCGCGGCCCGCGAGCTGGACGGGCGAGGCGCCGCCGCTGGACACGTGGGACCTGAAGGGGCTGATGGAGGAGCTGTCCGCCGAGTTCCCGCAGGGCGCGGTGCAGCCGGGCGAGTGGGATGCGCTCGCGCCCGTGACGGACCCGTCGGTGCGCTTCCGCCTCGTCTCCGCCGGGGACTTGGTTGGCGGCGGCGGCCTTGTCGCGCCCGCGGCAGTGGATGCGCCCGCGTGGGCGGCACCCGTGTTCGTGGTCGAGGCACGCATGCCGGCGAAGCTCGCCGACCGCCGCGGCGTTCTGTACCGCGAGCTGCCGGTGTTCCCCGCGTCGGAGCGCGACATGGCGCTGCTGGTGCCGCTCGCCGTGGCTTCGGCCGAGGTGGAGGCGGCGATCCGCGAGTCCGCCGGGCCGCTGCTGGAGGCGGTGTTCCCGTTCGACCTGTACGAGGGCAAGGGGATCCCGGACGGCACGCGCAGCCTAGCGTGGCGCCTGCGCTTCCGCACGCCGGACCGCACGCTGACCGACGCGGAGGTGGACAAGTCCGTGCAGCGCGTCCTCGCCGCTCTCCAGGACCGCCATGGCATCGCCCGCCGCTGA